Proteins found in one Planctomycetes bacterium MalM25 genomic segment:
- the dgt gene encoding Deoxyguanosinetriphosphate triphosphohydrolase yields the protein MHYSEREHLLLAPYAMHAADSAGRVAPETDHPYRSPYQRDRDRITHSSAYRRLSHKTQVFTRELATDRSDYHRSRLTHTLEVASVARTLARALRLNEDLVEALALAHDVGHPPFGHAGEAVLDERLAEVGGFNHNRQAVRLFTHIERRYPDRPGLNLTAEVLEGQQARGAKPARTVDSLAPEAFPAADDTPGPLLEVQIVDAADSVAYDAHDADDALEAGLLTLGELDSITLWRESAERVRTRYAALSDGDLRRATVHELLDRQVGDLLSVVSRRIEAAGIDSVDAVRAAEPIAAHSAELAEQKLELEGFLFRTVYRHPLVLEHRAEATEALEEWFDRCLASPALLPAAFESILAEESLRRAVGDYLATLTDRAILEGRQTQMA from the coding sequence ATGCATTACTCCGAACGCGAACACCTGCTCCTGGCGCCCTACGCGATGCACGCCGCTGACTCGGCCGGCCGCGTCGCGCCCGAGACCGACCACCCCTATCGCTCCCCTTACCAACGCGACCGCGATCGCATCACGCACAGCTCCGCTTACCGGCGGCTGAGCCACAAGACCCAGGTCTTCACCCGCGAGCTAGCGACCGACCGGAGCGACTACCACCGCTCGCGACTGACGCACACGCTCGAGGTCGCTTCGGTGGCGCGGACACTCGCGCGGGCGCTACGATTGAACGAGGACTTGGTCGAGGCGCTCGCGCTCGCACACGACGTCGGGCATCCTCCCTTCGGCCACGCCGGTGAGGCGGTTCTCGACGAGCGGCTCGCCGAGGTGGGTGGGTTCAACCACAATCGGCAGGCGGTGCGACTGTTCACGCACATCGAGCGGCGCTACCCCGACCGTCCCGGCCTGAACCTCACGGCGGAGGTGCTCGAGGGTCAGCAAGCGCGTGGCGCCAAGCCGGCCCGCACGGTTGATTCGCTCGCCCCCGAGGCGTTCCCCGCGGCGGACGACACGCCAGGTCCGCTCCTTGAGGTGCAGATCGTCGATGCGGCGGACAGCGTCGCCTACGACGCCCACGACGCCGACGACGCCCTCGAAGCGGGGCTGCTCACGCTCGGAGAGCTCGACTCGATCACGCTGTGGCGCGAGTCGGCGGAGCGCGTACGGACCCGTTACGCGGCGTTGTCCGACGGCGATCTCCGCCGTGCGACCGTCCACGAACTGCTCGATCGCCAGGTGGGCGATCTGCTAAGCGTTGTCAGCCGACGCATCGAAGCAGCCGGGATCGACAGCGTCGATGCCGTGAGAGCGGCTGAGCCGATCGCCGCTCACTCGGCGGAGTTGGCCGAGCAGAAGCTCGAACTCGAAGGCTTTCTCTTCCGCACGGTTTACCGCCACCCGCTGGTGCTGGAGCACCGGGCCGAGGCGACCGAGGCGCTTGAGGAGTGGTTCGACCGCTGCCTCGCTTCGCCCGCGCTGCTACCGGCGGCTTTTGAGTCGATCCTCGCCGAGGAGTCGCTACGCCGAGCGGTCGGCGACTACCTGGCGACGCTCACCGACCGAGCGATTCTGGAGGGGCGGCAGACCCAGATGGCCTGA
- a CDS encoding AP-4-A phosphorylase: MSNEERLWAPWRLGYIKGTEEAATPPSPSEWVAGAKQDCFLCLAAAEYDEADADKRLLVAGRDDHVVTVLNRYPYSNCHVLVSPRRHEAELSQLTDDEHLAAMRTLTRLSEGLRERIGAQGFNIGLNLGAVAGAGVPGHLHWHLVPRWPGDHNFMPTLAGVRVIPQSLEAAWEIVREALA; this comes from the coding sequence GTGAGCAACGAAGAACGCCTGTGGGCGCCCTGGCGGCTCGGCTACATCAAAGGGACCGAGGAGGCCGCAACGCCTCCCTCGCCAAGCGAGTGGGTCGCGGGCGCCAAGCAAGATTGCTTCCTCTGCCTAGCCGCGGCGGAGTACGACGAGGCCGACGCGGACAAGCGGCTGCTCGTTGCGGGGCGTGACGACCACGTCGTCACGGTTCTGAATCGTTACCCGTACAGCAACTGCCACGTGCTGGTCAGCCCACGCCGCCACGAGGCGGAGCTGAGCCAGTTGACCGACGACGAGCACCTCGCCGCAATGCGGACGCTCACGCGCCTCTCCGAAGGTCTCAGGGAGCGGATCGGGGCGCAGGGATTCAACATCGGCCTCAACCTCGGCGCCGTCGCCGGCGCCGGCGTGCCGGGACATCTCCATTGGCACCTGGTGCCGCGGTGGCCGGGCGACCACAACTTCATGCCGACCCTGGCCGGCGTCCGGGTCATCCCCCAATCCCTCGAGGCGGCGTGGGAGATCGTGCGCGAGGCGCTCGCCTAG
- the ktrB gene encoding Ktr system potassium uptake protein B, with translation MPQFVGSINQYPGRASLSWYAGLIIAGFTALYLIPGCAADPEQPITALDALFTSTSASCVTGLTVRSTPHDFSLLGQGIILAQIQLGGIGIMTVTTFIVVQFNRSGSMRQRKVIAQTLGAGEEGDLRSILRNVLVMTFLCEAAGFGLLTAYNHANYDHFAELGVWATRGEATWHALFHSVSAFCNAGFALHDQSLVPFADSFVVNATIGALVIVGGLGFPVVIDLWKSRKRPGPDRWAGLQLHTKIMLIGTGVLLAIGFVSFLALESGNVLANDPLRVRVYKAAFHSLTCRTAGFNTVEIAEMTNAMLFISVLLMMIGAGPCSTGGGFKVTTAAIIALRAWATFQGYTRVNLFRRTLPITSIERAVATAMLFVTLGGVALTALLVIEQTGFGHIGSDGLFLDALFEVISALGTVGLSTGITATLSDTSRVIMIFLMILGRLGPITTFVALSHSERSERVEYPNEEPLVG, from the coding sequence ATGCCGCAGTTCGTTGGCTCGATCAACCAGTACCCCGGCCGCGCGTCCCTATCGTGGTACGCGGGGCTGATCATCGCTGGGTTCACGGCGCTGTACCTGATCCCGGGGTGTGCCGCGGACCCGGAGCAGCCCATCACGGCGCTCGACGCCCTGTTCACCTCGACCAGCGCTTCGTGCGTGACGGGGCTGACCGTGCGTTCGACGCCGCACGATTTCTCGTTGCTGGGTCAGGGGATCATCCTCGCGCAGATCCAGCTTGGCGGGATCGGCATCATGACGGTCACGACCTTCATCGTCGTGCAATTCAATCGCTCGGGCAGCATGCGGCAACGCAAGGTGATCGCCCAGACGCTCGGCGCCGGCGAGGAAGGCGACCTGCGGAGCATCCTCCGCAACGTCCTCGTGATGACCTTCTTGTGCGAGGCGGCCGGCTTCGGCCTCCTGACGGCTTACAACCACGCCAACTACGACCACTTCGCCGAGCTGGGCGTCTGGGCCACTCGGGGCGAGGCGACGTGGCACGCGCTGTTCCACAGCGTCTCCGCGTTCTGCAACGCGGGCTTCGCGTTGCATGACCAGAGCCTGGTGCCGTTCGCGGACAGCTTTGTCGTGAACGCCACGATCGGGGCGCTGGTGATCGTTGGCGGGCTCGGGTTCCCGGTTGTGATCGACCTGTGGAAGAGCCGCAAACGCCCCGGCCCGGATCGATGGGCGGGCCTGCAACTCCACACGAAGATCATGCTCATCGGCACGGGCGTGCTGTTGGCCATCGGGTTTGTGAGCTTCCTGGCGCTCGAGTCGGGCAACGTCCTGGCGAACGACCCGCTGCGCGTGCGCGTCTACAAGGCGGCGTTCCACAGCCTCACTTGCCGCACCGCGGGGTTCAACACGGTCGAAATCGCCGAGATGACCAACGCGATGCTCTTCATCAGCGTGCTGCTGATGATGATCGGCGCCGGGCCGTGCAGCACCGGGGGCGGGTTCAAGGTCACCACCGCGGCGATCATCGCCCTGCGGGCGTGGGCGACCTTCCAGGGGTACACCCGCGTGAACCTGTTCCGCCGCACGCTGCCCATCACAAGCATCGAGCGCGCCGTGGCGACGGCGATGCTGTTTGTCACGCTCGGCGGCGTCGCGTTGACGGCGTTGCTGGTGATCGAGCAGACGGGCTTCGGTCACATCGGGTCCGACGGTCTCTTCCTCGACGCGTTGTTCGAGGTGATCTCCGCCCTGGGCACGGTTGGCCTGTCGACCGGCATCACCGCCACGCTGAGCGACACCAGCCGGGTCATCATGATCTTCTTAATGATCTTGGGCCGGCTCGGGCCGATCACGACGTTTGTCGCCCTCTCCCACAGCGAACGCTCCGAACGCGTCGAGTACCCGAACGAAGAGCCGCTGGTGGGCTAG
- a CDS encoding putative PIN and TRAM-domain containing protein precursor, which yields MALLILRLVFLMVASAMGYRLAVSDLIISESPLLGWMSFFGVMLFAGCVIYIDSLVSRKRLDVITAVYFGMIIGLFLTYVFQLALSPLLPQQEEFSAWKDWIQLAIAAVVCYSCISVLLQTKDDFRFIIPYVEFQRKAKGHKPLVLDTSVIIDGRIADVVETRVLESQLVMPQFVIAELQHIADSSDKLRRDRGRRGLDILNRLKGDKQVDLMVFDRELPEFESQPVDQKLVLLAKHLEGKVVTNDFNLNKVAKVQNVDVVNLNELANALKPIFLPGEEVTVRVMKPGEESHQGVGYLDDGTMVVIENGRDHLNEMVTALVTSVLQTNAGRMVFARFERASEG from the coding sequence ATGGCGTTGCTGATCCTCAGGCTGGTCTTCCTGATGGTCGCCTCGGCGATGGGCTACCGGCTTGCCGTCTCCGATCTGATCATCAGTGAATCGCCCTTGCTGGGGTGGATGAGCTTCTTCGGCGTCATGCTGTTCGCGGGCTGTGTTATCTACATCGACAGCCTCGTGAGTCGCAAACGGCTCGACGTGATCACGGCCGTTTACTTCGGCATGATCATCGGCCTGTTCTTGACCTACGTCTTCCAGCTGGCCCTGAGCCCGCTGCTGCCACAACAAGAAGAGTTTTCCGCCTGGAAAGACTGGATCCAGCTCGCCATCGCCGCGGTCGTTTGCTACTCGTGCATCAGCGTGCTCCTGCAGACCAAGGACGACTTCCGCTTCATCATTCCGTATGTCGAGTTCCAGCGCAAAGCGAAGGGCCACAAGCCGTTGGTCCTGGACACGAGCGTCATCATCGACGGCCGGATCGCCGACGTTGTCGAGACGCGTGTCCTCGAGTCGCAGCTCGTCATGCCGCAGTTCGTCATCGCCGAGCTGCAACACATCGCCGACTCGAGCGACAAGCTCCGCCGTGACCGGGGGCGCCGGGGGCTCGACATCCTGAACCGTCTAAAGGGCGACAAGCAGGTCGATCTGATGGTCTTCGACCGCGAGCTGCCCGAGTTCGAGAGCCAGCCGGTCGACCAGAAGCTGGTGCTGCTCGCCAAGCACCTGGAGGGCAAGGTCGTCACGAACGACTTCAACCTCAACAAAGTCGCCAAGGTCCAGAACGTCGATGTCGTGAACCTCAACGAGCTGGCGAACGCCCTCAAGCCGATCTTCCTGCCCGGCGAAGAGGTCACGGTCCGCGTCATGAAGCCGGGCGAGGAGTCGCACCAGGGCGTCGGCTACCTGGACGACGGCACCATGGTCGTGATCGAAAACGGCCGCGACCACCTCAACGAGATGGTCACCGCCCTGGTCACCAGCGTCCTGCAGACCAACGCCGGACGGATGGTCTTCGCCCGATTCGAGCGAGCGTCCGAGGGCTAG
- the ktrA gene encoding Ktr system potassium uptake protein A: protein MAEHKQFVVIGLGSFGGALAVRLGENGCRVTGMDQSKDRVESLKDVLYEAVIGDARDRDSIAHLPVAQANAVIISMGEDITQSLLATLHAKELGAKQVIVKGVTEEHARILKCLGVDRVIFPETEIARQLADRMTWPNVLDFLAIDPEYSFVEVASPDQWAGKTMQELDLRRKHNVWVVGVKDALSGKLEMFPGGEYQLAADQVLLVVGKQVDVNKLSDFK, encoded by the coding sequence ATGGCCGAACACAAGCAATTCGTTGTCATCGGACTCGGCTCTTTCGGCGGGGCGCTCGCTGTGCGTCTGGGGGAAAACGGTTGCCGGGTGACGGGCATGGACCAGAGCAAGGACCGCGTCGAGTCGCTCAAAGATGTGCTCTACGAGGCCGTCATCGGCGACGCCCGCGACCGCGATTCGATCGCTCACCTGCCGGTCGCCCAAGCGAACGCGGTGATCATCAGCATGGGCGAGGACATCACCCAGTCGCTGCTCGCGACGCTGCACGCTAAGGAACTTGGCGCCAAACAGGTGATCGTAAAAGGCGTAACCGAGGAACACGCCCGCATCCTCAAGTGCCTGGGCGTCGACCGGGTGATCTTCCCGGAGACCGAGATCGCCCGCCAGCTCGCCGACCGGATGACCTGGCCGAACGTCCTCGACTTCCTGGCGATCGATCCCGAGTACAGCTTCGTCGAGGTCGCCTCGCCCGATCAGTGGGCTGGCAAGACGATGCAGGAGCTCGACCTGCGGCGTAAGCACAACGTGTGGGTCGTCGGCGTCAAGGACGCCCTGAGCGGCAAGCTCGAGATGTTCCCGGGCGGAGAGTACCAGCTCGCCGCCGATCAGGTGCTGCTGGTGGTTGGCAAGCAGGTCGACGTGAACAAGCTGAGCGATTTTAAGTAA
- the mfd gene encoding Transcription-repair-coupling factor has product MSTEAPEAPAAAASVLARLADRLNDDNDFARVAASLQAGHGGALGGVWGSSRALVTAALERRADGPIVVLLPHLSDVRTLADDLGSFYDAPDRVALFPAWESEAAERRVADDAFGARLRTLKALAGPAAGAPRIVVSCIQAMLQPTPTPIDLVEATRGLAVGDTLDVDELCEWLVEHGCHRTTAVELPGEVAVRGGIVDLFAPEAEHPVRIELFGDEVESIRSFDAATQRSLASLQAASITMLDPTRPGRSHFTAHLSGPAGAGAWFALIEPADLQEEGKFFHERAVESKSLHSVRTTLAEVYKHPSITLAGVPPGSFEESGHLAFESVERLSSQTLGGELNKVKEELESIAVGQRAVIVCPTDAEIQRLHELFDDSALAREGRLELVRGALSEGFRFVGDKTIVLGSGELFNRREVARQRGRAITGRAIDSFLELREGDLVVHVAHGIGRYRGMRLVEKEGRAEEHLEIEYDGGTRIFVPCSRIELVQKYVGGKKLKPPLAKIGGKAWARQKKAAEQAVNDLASDMLEVQAKRDARPGIRFPDDTEWQGEFDAAFPYELTPDQKTAVAAIKEDMQSTRPMDRLLCGDVGFGKTEVAMRAAFKAIDAGYQVAVLCPTTVLAEQHLRTFRERMAEFPFVIEGMSRFVSAGRQKKTLAAAAEGGVDVLIGTHRLASADVEFANLGLVIIDEEQRFGVAVKERLKALRAMVDVLTMTATPIPRTLHMALLGVRGISNLETPPADRLPVETRVTRFQEEMIRHALLRELGRDGQAYFVHNRVHDILNVAARLAQIVPEARIGVGHGQMADGELEKVMTQFVRHEYDILLATTIIESGLDIPNANTMIIDDADRYGLSDLHQLRGRVGRSGRRSYCYLLVDEDRRLSPEAARRLRAIEEFSQLGAGFALSMRDLEIRGAGSLLGTQQSGHIATVGYELYCSLLENAVRQLKQLPPRLSVDVNIDLPSEAFLSAGYVGRQRDRIDLYRRLARAASEAEVDDFAAELTDRFGAPPASAERLLELARLRVAAHSWGVQSIRREEKYLVFGYTQRPAIRRLVESSGGDLRVADDAEAYLPIPPEADSPDGMLALAESLLRGDAAGS; this is encoded by the coding sequence GTGAGTACCGAGGCTCCCGAAGCCCCGGCCGCGGCCGCCAGCGTCCTTGCCCGGCTCGCGGACCGATTGAACGACGACAACGACTTCGCACGCGTCGCCGCCAGCCTGCAAGCGGGCCACGGCGGGGCGCTGGGCGGAGTGTGGGGGTCGTCGCGCGCACTCGTCACCGCGGCGCTGGAACGCCGAGCGGACGGCCCGATCGTGGTGCTGCTGCCCCACCTGAGCGACGTCCGCACGCTCGCGGACGACCTGGGCAGCTTCTACGACGCGCCGGACCGCGTCGCCCTCTTCCCGGCCTGGGAGAGCGAGGCGGCCGAACGCCGCGTGGCGGACGACGCCTTCGGCGCGCGGCTGCGGACCCTCAAGGCGCTGGCCGGCCCGGCGGCGGGGGCTCCGCGGATCGTCGTCTCCTGCATCCAAGCGATGCTCCAACCGACCCCCACGCCGATCGATCTGGTCGAAGCGACCCGCGGCCTAGCCGTGGGAGACACGCTCGACGTCGATGAGCTGTGCGAATGGCTGGTCGAGCACGGCTGCCACCGCACGACGGCGGTCGAGCTGCCCGGCGAGGTCGCCGTACGGGGTGGCATCGTCGATCTCTTCGCCCCCGAGGCGGAGCACCCGGTGCGGATCGAGCTGTTCGGCGATGAGGTCGAATCGATCCGATCGTTCGACGCGGCGACCCAGCGGAGCCTCGCTTCGCTGCAAGCGGCGTCGATCACGATGCTCGACCCGACCCGCCCCGGACGGTCGCACTTCACGGCGCACCTCTCCGGCCCGGCCGGCGCGGGGGCGTGGTTCGCGCTCATCGAACCGGCCGACCTGCAAGAAGAGGGCAAGTTCTTTCACGAGCGGGCGGTCGAATCCAAATCGTTGCACAGCGTCCGCACGACCCTCGCCGAAGTGTACAAGCACCCCTCGATCACGCTCGCGGGCGTGCCGCCCGGGTCGTTCGAGGAGTCGGGGCACTTGGCGTTCGAGTCGGTCGAGCGGCTGAGTTCCCAGACGTTGGGCGGCGAGCTGAACAAGGTCAAGGAAGAGCTCGAATCGATCGCCGTCGGCCAGCGGGCGGTGATCGTCTGCCCGACCGACGCCGAGATCCAGCGGCTGCACGAGCTGTTCGACGACTCGGCGCTCGCGCGCGAGGGGCGGCTCGAACTGGTTCGCGGGGCGCTCTCCGAAGGCTTCCGCTTCGTCGGCGACAAGACAATCGTCCTCGGCTCCGGCGAGCTGTTCAACCGACGCGAAGTCGCCCGCCAGCGCGGCCGCGCAATCACGGGACGGGCGATCGATTCGTTCCTCGAGCTGCGCGAGGGCGATCTGGTCGTCCACGTGGCGCACGGCATCGGCCGCTACCGCGGCATGCGGTTGGTGGAGAAAGAGGGCCGCGCCGAAGAGCACCTCGAGATCGAGTACGACGGCGGCACCCGGATCTTCGTCCCCTGCTCGCGGATCGAGCTGGTCCAGAAGTACGTCGGCGGCAAGAAACTCAAACCACCGCTCGCGAAGATCGGCGGCAAGGCGTGGGCGCGGCAGAAGAAGGCGGCCGAGCAGGCGGTCAACGACCTGGCGAGCGACATGCTCGAGGTCCAGGCCAAGCGCGACGCCCGCCCCGGCATCCGCTTCCCCGACGACACCGAGTGGCAGGGCGAGTTCGACGCCGCCTTCCCTTATGAGCTGACCCCCGACCAGAAAACGGCGGTCGCCGCGATCAAGGAGGACATGCAGTCGACCCGGCCGATGGACCGGCTCCTCTGCGGCGACGTCGGCTTCGGCAAGACCGAGGTCGCCATGCGGGCCGCCTTCAAGGCGATCGACGCGGGCTACCAAGTCGCCGTCCTCTGCCCGACGACGGTCCTCGCCGAACAGCACCTGCGGACGTTCCGCGAGCGGATGGCGGAGTTCCCGTTCGTCATCGAAGGGATGAGCCGATTCGTCTCCGCCGGCCGACAGAAGAAGACGCTCGCCGCCGCCGCGGAGGGGGGCGTCGATGTCCTGATCGGCACGCACCGGCTCGCGTCGGCCGACGTGGAGTTCGCCAACCTGGGGCTCGTCATCATCGACGAGGAGCAGCGCTTCGGCGTCGCGGTGAAGGAGCGGCTCAAGGCGCTCCGCGCAATGGTCGACGTGCTCACGATGACCGCCACGCCGATCCCGCGGACGCTGCACATGGCGCTCTTGGGCGTGCGGGGCATCTCGAACCTCGAAACGCCCCCCGCCGACCGCCTGCCGGTCGAGACACGCGTCACCCGCTTTCAAGAGGAGATGATCCGCCACGCCCTGCTACGCGAGCTGGGCCGCGACGGGCAAGCGTACTTCGTTCACAACCGGGTTCACGACATCCTGAACGTCGCCGCGCGGCTGGCGCAAATCGTCCCCGAGGCGCGGATCGGCGTCGGGCATGGCCAGATGGCGGACGGTGAGCTCGAGAAAGTGATGACGCAGTTCGTGCGGCACGAGTACGACATCCTGCTCGCGACCACGATCATCGAGTCGGGCCTCGACATCCCGAATGCGAACACGATGATCATCGACGACGCCGACCGCTACGGCCTCTCCGATCTGCACCAACTCCGCGGACGCGTCGGGCGCAGCGGTCGGCGGAGCTACTGCTACTTGCTGGTGGACGAGGACCGCCGGCTCTCGCCCGAAGCGGCCCGCCGGCTGCGAGCCATCGAGGAGTTCAGCCAGCTCGGCGCCGGCTTCGCGCTCTCGATGCGCGACCTGGAGATCCGCGGAGCCGGCTCGCTGCTGGGCACGCAGCAATCGGGGCACATCGCCACGGTCGGCTACGAACTGTACTGCTCCCTGCTCGAGAACGCGGTGCGCCAGCTCAAGCAGCTGCCGCCCCGCCTGTCGGTCGACGTGAACATCGATCTGCCGAGCGAGGCGTTCTTGTCGGCGGGGTACGTCGGGCGGCAACGTGACCGGATCGATCTCTATCGCCGGCTCGCTCGCGCCGCTAGCGAGGCGGAGGTCGATGATTTCGCCGCCGAACTGACTGACCGCTTTGGCGCTCCGCCCGCGTCGGCGGAACGGCTGCTAGAGCTAGCACGGCTTCGTGTCGCGGCGCACAGCTGGGGCGTGCAATCGATTCGGCGGGAGGAGAAGTACCTGGTGTTCGGCTACACCCAGCGCCCCGCGATCCGACGGCTGGTGGAGTCTTCTGGGGGCGATCTCCGCGTCGCCGACGACGCCGAGGCCTACCTGCCGATTCCCCCCGAAGCCGACTCGCCCGACGGCATGCTGGCGCTCGCGGAATCGCTCTTGCGGGGGGACGCGGCGGGTTCCTAG
- the yihN gene encoding Inner membrane protein YihN, protein MQENQPSPARRVLAMAGLILAGEVIFIPAFHPGRYFRTSLLDSFGINDLQLGEAQAWYGFAAMISYALGGPLADRFGPRVLMSGSLLVTALGSLYMATLPSFLGLKLLFAFWGVSTILAFWSPLIRTTRELGGGMSQGRAFGVLDGGRGLVAWLIAAGSALAIGDQLAPGADASDGAVRSIMYGYAAVTAAVAIFVWFALPPSVVGKGIDDRGGSPREVLRLLREPAVWLMGLIVLSAYCAYKTSDYYGQYTEDIYGLTKKSSAWLTSSLTFLRILAALIAGWLADRWLGPIKTVRIGFGVLVVAFLALYAAPTSSDYLALAVANIAVAWAVGCGLRIYFAMFEESNIPASLTGSAAGIVSFVGYTPDIFWPLLAGWLLKTARDRGDVLVGYQRLWLVLACFSAVGFVAAALLRRRRPAD, encoded by the coding sequence GTGCAAGAGAACCAGCCGAGCCCCGCCCGCCGCGTCCTCGCGATGGCGGGGCTGATCCTGGCGGGGGAGGTGATCTTCATCCCGGCGTTCCACCCGGGACGGTACTTCCGCACGAGCTTGCTCGATTCGTTCGGGATCAACGACTTGCAGCTCGGTGAAGCTCAGGCGTGGTACGGCTTCGCGGCGATGATCAGCTACGCCCTGGGCGGCCCGCTCGCCGACCGCTTCGGCCCGCGGGTGCTGATGTCGGGATCGTTGCTGGTGACCGCGTTGGGCAGCCTTTATATGGCGACCCTGCCCAGCTTCTTGGGCTTGAAGCTGCTATTCGCGTTCTGGGGTGTGTCGACGATCCTGGCGTTCTGGTCGCCACTGATCCGCACGACGCGCGAGCTCGGCGGGGGGATGAGCCAGGGGCGCGCGTTCGGCGTGCTGGACGGGGGACGCGGCTTGGTCGCGTGGCTGATTGCGGCCGGTTCCGCTCTGGCGATCGGCGACCAGCTGGCGCCCGGCGCCGACGCCTCGGACGGGGCGGTGCGGAGCATCATGTACGGCTACGCCGCCGTGACGGCCGCCGTGGCGATCTTCGTCTGGTTCGCGCTGCCCCCCTCGGTGGTTGGCAAGGGGATCGACGACCGCGGCGGTTCGCCTAGAGAGGTCCTCCGCTTGCTTCGCGAGCCGGCGGTTTGGCTGATGGGACTGATCGTGCTGTCGGCGTACTGCGCGTACAAGACCTCGGATTACTACGGCCAGTACACCGAGGATATCTACGGCCTGACCAAGAAGAGTTCGGCTTGGCTTACCTCGTCGCTCACTTTCCTGCGCATCCTTGCCGCGTTGATCGCGGGTTGGTTGGCGGACCGTTGGCTGGGGCCGATCAAGACGGTGCGGATCGGCTTCGGCGTGCTGGTTGTCGCGTTCTTAGCGCTCTACGCGGCGCCCACTTCGAGCGACTACCTAGCGTTGGCGGTGGCGAACATCGCGGTCGCCTGGGCCGTGGGCTGCGGCTTGCGGATCTACTTCGCCATGTTCGAGGAGTCGAACATCCCCGCGTCGCTGACCGGCAGCGCGGCGGGGATCGTCTCGTTTGTGGGGTACACGCCGGATATTTTCTGGCCCCTGCTGGCCGGCTGGCTGCTGAAAACGGCCCGCGATCGGGGGGACGTTTTGGTGGGGTACCAGCGTCTTTGGCTGGTTCTGGCCTGTTTTTCGGCCGTCGGTTTCGTGGCGGCGGCGCTGCTACGCCGGCGGCGGCCTGCCGATTAA
- a CDS encoding Integral membrane protein TerC family protein has product MLPLAEATAAVADAAVETAQRAVEISWDYTEVFTWHGLMTLGMLIMLQAVLGFDNLLYISLESKRAPEEKQKMVRTTGILIAVVLRIVLLFVLMQAIHAFQVSFFKISAESALGGILSGDFNFHAIIVLAGGVFILYTALKEILHLVATEDLSHGGDASRKSAGMVIATIVLMNLVFSFDSILSAMALTNNFWIMAIAIVISGVLMVLMADGVSDFLKKNRLYEVLGLFVLLIVGVMLMGEGGHLAHLKLLGYPVEPISKTTFYFTIITLVLIDIVQGRYQKKLMAEKESKARVTSS; this is encoded by the coding sequence ATGCTCCCGCTCGCCGAAGCCACCGCCGCCGTTGCCGACGCCGCCGTCGAAACCGCTCAACGAGCGGTCGAGATCTCTTGGGATTACACCGAGGTCTTCACCTGGCACGGGCTCATGACGCTCGGCATGCTGATCATGCTGCAGGCGGTCTTGGGCTTCGACAACCTGCTCTACATTTCGCTGGAGTCAAAGCGGGCGCCCGAGGAGAAGCAGAAGATGGTCCGCACGACGGGCATCCTCATCGCGGTGGTTCTGCGGATCGTCCTGCTGTTCGTCCTGATGCAGGCGATCCACGCGTTCCAGGTCTCCTTCTTCAAAATCTCCGCCGAGTCAGCGCTCGGGGGCATCTTGAGCGGGGACTTCAACTTCCACGCGATCATTGTGCTCGCCGGCGGGGTGTTCATCCTCTACACGGCGCTCAAAGAGATCCTCCACTTGGTCGCGACCGAGGACCTCTCGCACGGGGGAGACGCCAGTCGCAAATCGGCGGGCATGGTCATCGCGACGATCGTGTTGATGAACCTCGTCTTCTCGTTCGACTCGATCCTGTCGGCGATGGCGCTGACCAACAACTTCTGGATCATGGCGATCGCGATCGTCATCAGCGGCGTGCTCATGGTCCTGATGGCGGACGGCGTCTCCGACTTCCTCAAGAAGAACCGCCTGTACGAGGTGCTCGGCCTGTTCGTGTTGCTGATCGTGGGCGTGATGCTCATGGGCGAAGGGGGGCACCTCGCCCACCTGAAGCTGCTCGGTTACCCGGTCGAACCGATCAGCAAGACGACCTTCTACTTCACGATCATCACGCTCGTGCTGATCGACATCGTGCAGGGTCGCTATCAGAAGAAGCTGATGGCGGAAAAGGAGAGCAAAGCGCGAGTCACGAGTTCCTAG